A stretch of Brassica napus cultivar Da-Ae chromosome C6, Da-Ae, whole genome shotgun sequence DNA encodes these proteins:
- the LOC106405611 gene encoding protein CROWDED NUCLEI 1, with translation MSTPLKVWQRWSTPTKATNPDSNGKVSGMVSEIQYEDDPRRLPDRVSELEKELFEYQHNMGLLLLEKKEWSSKFEELQDEFDEANQCLKRERNAHMVAMADVEKREEGLRKALGIEKQCAADLEKALRELRSENAEIKFTADSKLMEANALVRSVEEKSLEVEAKLRAVDARLAEVSRKSSEVERRSKDVEARESSLQRERFSHITEREAEEASLTKQREDLREWERKLQEGEERVAKSQMIVKQREDRANESDKIIKQKGKELEEAQKKIDAANFALKKKEDDISSRIKALALREQETDVLKKSIESKERELLALQEKLDAREKVAVQQLIDEHQAKLEAAQREFEMEMEQKRKSVDDSLRSKVAEVEKREAEWKHMEEKVAKREQALDKKLEKHKEKEKDFESRLKGVTGREKALKSEEKALETEKRKLAEDKENILSLIAEVEKIKAENEVHLAEIRKEKEELRVTEEERSEYLRLQTELKEQIEKCRSQQELLSKEVEDLKAQRECFEKEWEELDEKKAEIETELKNLADQKEKLERNTHLEEERLRKEKQEAIDNMKREVETLEVAKAAFADTMEHERSVISKKAESERSQLLHDVEMLKRKLESDMQSKLEERERELQAKEKLFEEEREKELSNINYLRDVARREMMEVQSDRQRIEKEKIEIDASKKILEEQQTEIRKDVDDLVALTKKLKEQREQFISERNRFLSSMESNRNCSNPCGELLAALPEIDNLEMPNLSKLANVLQEEAPRQEMRDVSPTATDLGVPVQGGTVSWLRKCTSKILKLSPIKMADTSAFADQEPQSTEQANVNSGPSAMLPAQSENDTRDVDVSDGDQSNIDSKAEEVAADSLSNLNADGQSRLRGKARTRRTRSVKAVVEDAKAIYGKSIEFNEADDGSTGEPGRSDKGGASKNGRKRGRVGSLRACTSEQDGNESDGKSDSVTGGEHQRGKRRQKIASEEQEEVVGQRYNLRRSRRVAGKTAIGKKNEETGGMQQEEDGINCAQTTATASVGVAVSDNGVTANVVEIEGMADSEETDAGSPKRTGESAAASEDDVVNRTPEREYDGEEEDESDTEHPGNVSIGKKLWTFLTT, from the exons ATGTCCACGCCTCTGAAGGTGTGGCAACGTTGGTCTACTCCAACGAAAGCGACGAACCCAGATTCGAATGGGAAGGTTTCGGGCATGGTGAGTGAGATCCAGTACGAGGATGATCCAAGAAGATTGCCTGATAGAGTTTCAGAGCTTGAAAAAGAG CTTTTTGAATACCAACACAATATGGGTCTCCTTCTGCTGGAGAAAAAGGAGTGGAGTTCCAAATTTGAAGAGCTTCAGGATGAGTTTGATGAGGCTAACCAGTGCCTTAAGCGTGAACGTAACGCTCACATGGTTGCGATGGCAGATGTTGAGAAGCGCGAAGAGGGGTTGAGGAAAGCTCTGGGGATCGAGAAGCAATGTGCAGCTGAT CTGGAGAAGGCTTTGCGGGAACTACGCTCTGAAAACGCAGAGATCAAATTTACAGCTGACTCAAAGCTGATGGAGGCGAATGCATTGGTCAGAAGTGTTGAAGAGAAATCTCTCGAAGTTGAGGCAAAGCTTCGCGCTGTTGATGCAAGACTCGCTGAAGTTAGCAGAAAGAGTTCGGAGGTGGAGAGGAGGTCCAAGGATGTGGAAGCTCGAGAGAGTTCTCTTCAACGAGAGCGCTTCTCCCACATTACTGA acgAGAAGCAGAGGAGGCGAGTTTGACAAAGCAGAGGGAGGACTTGCGTGAATGGGAAaggaagctgcaagaaggagaagaaagagtTGCCAAGTCTCAGATGATTGTAAAACAGAGAGAGGATAGGGCAAACGAAAGCGACAAGATTATCAAGCAAAAGGGAAAGGAACTTGAAGAGGCACAAAAGAAGATTGATGCTGCCAACTTtgctttgaagaagaaagaagatgataTCAGCTCAAGGATAAAAGCTCTTGCTTTAAGAGAGCAA GAAACTGATGTGCTGAAGAAATCCATAGAGTCAAAAGAGCGAGAGCTACTAGCTTTGCAAGAGAAACTGGATGCCAGAGAAAAG GTTGCAGTTCAGCAACTAATTGATGAACACCAAGCTAAGTTGGAGGCAGCACAGCGTGAGTTTGAAATGGAAATGGAGCAGAAAAGGAAATCTGTTGATGACAGCTTGAGGAGCAAGGTTGCTGAGGTGGAAAAGAGGGAGGCTGAGTGGAAGCACATGGAAGAGAAAGTCGCTAAACGTGAGCAGGCATTAGATAAGAAACTGGAGAAGcacaaagaaaaggaaaaagattTTGAATCAAGACTGAAAGGCGTAACTGGCAGGGAGAAAGCCTTGAAAAGCGAGGAGAAGGCATTGGAAACTGAGAAGAGAAAACTAGCCGAGGATAAAGAGAATATTCTCAGTCTTATAGCTGAAGTCGAGAAGATAAAGGCTGAAAACGAAGTGCATCTAGCAGAGATTCGCAAAGAGAAGGAAGAGCTTAGAGTTACTGAGGAGGAAAGGTCCGAGTATCTTCGTCTGCAAACCGAACTAAAGGAGCAAATAGAAAAGTGCAGGTCTCAGCAGGAGCTGCTTTCGAAAGAGGTTGAGGATCTGAAGGCCCAAAGGGAATGCTTTGAGAAAGAGTGGGAAGAGCTTGACGAGAAGAAAGCTGAGATCGAGACCGAGCTAAAGAATTTGGCTGATCAGAAAGAGAAGCTAGAGAGAAACACACACTTGGAAGAAGAAAGACTGAGAAAGGAGAAGCAAGAAGCTATCGACAACATGAAGAGGGAGGTAGAAACTCTTGAAGTGGCCAAAGCTGCGTTTGCAGATACTATGGAGCACGAGCGTTCAGTGATCTCGAAGAAAGCTGAGAGCGAAAGAAGCCAACTGCTTCATGATGTTGAAATGCTCAAAAGGAAGCTCGAGTCTGATATGCAGAGTAAATTGGAAGAAAGAGAAAGGGAGCTGCAAGCCAAAGAGAAGCTGTTTGAGGAAGAGAGGGAGAAGGAACTGAGCAATATCAATTACCTAAGAGACGTAGCAAGAAGAGAAATGATGGAAGTGCAGAGCGATAGACAGAGaatagagaaagagaagatAGAAATTGACGCTAGTAAGAAAATTCTTGAGGAGCAACAGACAGAGATTCGGAAAGATGTTGATGACCTTGTTGCTTTAACCAAGAAACTCAAGGAACAGCGTGAACAGTTTATCAGCGAGAGAAACCGTTTTCTCTCTTCCATGGAGAGTAACAGGAACTGCAGCAATCCTTGTGGTGAACTGCTTGCAGCGCTTCCTGAGATTGACAATCTCGAAATGCCTAATTTGTCAAAACTGGCAAATGTTCTTCAGGAAGAAGCACCGCGGCAGGAGATGAGGGATGTATCGCCAACTGCTACGGACTTGGGAGTGCCAGTTCAAGGTGGGACGGTGTCATGGCTCAGGAAATGTACTTCAAAGATTCTTAAGTTGTCCCCAATAAAAATGGCAGACACTTCTGCTTTTGCTGACCAAGAGCCTCAGTCTACTGAGCAAGCTAACGTGAACAGTGGGCCATCAGCTATGCTTCCGGCCCAATCCGAAAACGACACAAGAGATGTCGACGTCTCGGACGGTGATCAAAGCAACATCGACAGCAAGGCTGAGGAAGTAGCAGCAGATTCTTTGTCTAATCTTAATGCGGATGGTCAATCACGGTTGAGAGGGAAAGCCAGGACCAGAAGGACACGCTCTGTCAAAGCTGTTGTGGAAGATGCTAAAGCTATCTATGGGAAATCTATAGAATTCAATGAGGCAGACGATGGAAGCACGGGTGAGCCTGGTCGTTCTGATAAAGGTGGTGCTTCAAAGAACGGACGGAAACGTGGACGTGTAGGTTCGTTGAGAGCCTGTACTAGTGAGCAGGATGGTAACGAGAGTGATGGAAAATCAGATAGTGTCACCGGAGGAGAGCATCAGCGTGGGAAGAGGCGGCAAAAAATTGCATCAGAGGAACAAGAAGAAGTGGTGGGACAAAGATACAATCTCCGTCGATCCAGAAG GGTAGCTGGAAAAACTGCAATTGGTAAGAAGAATGAAGAAACTGGTGGAATGCAACAAGAGGAGGATGGTATCAACTGTGCTCAAACCACTGCAACAGCATCAGTAGGTGTTGCTGTTAGCGACAATGGAGTAACTGCGAATGTGGTGGAG ATTGAAGGAATGGCAGACTCTGAGGAGACAGATGCTGGTTCGCCCAAAAGAACAGGCGAGAGTGCAGCAGCTAGTGAAGATGATGTAGTGAACAGAACACCTGAAAGGGAGTacgatggtgaagaagaagatgaatcgGATACGGAACATCCCGGGAATGTCTCTATTGGTAAGAAGCTCTGGACTTTCTTGACGACGTAG